Part of the Spinacia oleracea cultivar Varoflay chromosome 5, BTI_SOV_V1, whole genome shotgun sequence genome, TATAGGAGAATACATATATTACAAAATCTATAGGAAATTTTTTAATGAACAATTCAGTATAAAAaagactactccctccgtcccatattacTTACATCAATTTGATTGCACTTCTACTACATGTTTTATGGGCTGGTATGTATGGTCTAGTATGGATTTTTCTGGCATGGCCTAAATGTTTTACGTGAGTGGTTTTTGCTTTTTTATCTAATCTTGCCTGGTTTTTTCTGACatggtttgattttttttctgagTTGGTTTAATAAGCAATGAGAATAATGTGAAGAAAACAGAATCTTAGTTATCTGAATTATTGATTCCAAGATAAAGTTGAACTGCAAAAAAAACTGGGTAGATTTCAAGTTTACCACCATCTTAAGAGACACACCATACATAAGAGGAACTACAAGTAATAAGGCTATGtcctgttcgacttattttgacttatttcaaacaaaataagttcagatcagacatttttacacacaaataaatttatttcagaCAATAAGTTTTTCCAGATAAATAAGTTTAGAtgagttcagttaagttcagataatataagttcagtcaaaataagtctaaTAGAACGGAGCCTTAAGTTAATTGAATTCCATAATTGTATAATTATATCATTATCATATCTCTCAAACTTTGGACACATCATATCGTTCCAATTAAGATAAGATGTCATACATAATGGCATCACTAAAAACCAACACCTTGTTGTTCCTGGCATCATGTATTACCAAATTCTAGCGACTTGCCAACGTTCAAATATAATCCttctttaatttttcattaaaagatCTTACACACACTAGGTAGGTAACTTTTAGCTAATTTCTGGTTacttttaacatgttttaattaactttctgtaatatattttttatggaTAAACATTTTAGAGGGTTACATAGTtacttttatacattattagtgatttttgaagggataattttaattaaagcgAAAAATTGTACAATATTCCaccttaaaataaaaatttgtgaTTGGTGAAGCTCGAAATTGTGACATCCTGGTCACAAGGTGAGTTCATCGCCATCTTCACAAGGCCAAACAAGATCGATTACTCGTATTTGTTTATGTGACGTACTATTAAAAGGAGGAATTACAAGTACAATTctatttaataatttggtttcaCTCATTTATACGAAGTATGACCTATCTTTTGGTGTACACTTCATGTCTATGATTGATCAATAAGAAACAAACTGAAATAATAATAGGCCTACCTTAATTGATACAGATGGATACATAAATACCATAAATAATTGGTGTTATAATATACTCCAATTCATAATCATCCATTTTTGTTCCAAAtgaatttaataataataataataataataataataataataataataataataatgtttccTTATCACAAGGTGTTAGCAACAATGCTGGTAAAGCATCACTTATTCACATGATGCAAATTgttttttgattatttaaagaATATACAAAAATACACCAACTTACAACTTGTAACACAATttatataattaatttaattcgtTCAAATGAATTATTTAGTTAATTATATGATTCCCAAGTCAACTAACATCTAGTCGTGGCAACCACCTTTACCAGCTGCCTCACCAAACTTCATTTCATATATAAACTTTATAATTCAATCTTCCTTTTGATCCAAAATTTCCCAACAAATTATTGGTAAgtttttgtttgttacatttaaTTTTCATACAATATATAGGTTTTGATCTTCATTTTTCAGATCATAATCATAAATATAAAGAGCTATGGTTTGGAAATTATGGAAAAAGAAGGCAATTTTAGCCAAATTTGAGATAATTGATTATCCAATTTTGGTCCAACCATTTTATGCAATTTCCATCACTCTTCTTAGCCTTTTGTTACCTCTATCCTTCTTGCTCTTAGCAAGGCTATCAAGTGCTCAATATCTCTTGTCATTAGCCTCGATTTCGCCTCCCAAAACCTTAATCTTCTCTCTTTTTCTCAACACTAATCCAAACCTAATACATGCCCTAGTGTCCATGATTAGCTTAGCGGCCTTAATCCACGCGTTAACGGGCCGGATTAGTCTAATTACCGAGCTCCCGGGCCCTATTTTTAGGCCACGTGTCCACGCGGCGTGGATCTTCCTATGTACCTTACAAGTGTGTGTTGGGCTAGGGATTGAGGCCACTATTAAGGCAGGAGTTGATGGGGCTGGATTCGGTGATGAGAGGTCCATGTTGAGTAAGTTGGTTTTCTTTTTGGGCCTACATGAGACCATGATCCATTGGTCTAGGACCATAGTCAGGCCCGTCGTGGACGACACGATATTCGGTAAGGCCCGTCAAGAGAGGTTGCCCGAGAGGTGGGCCCTCGCCGCTTGTTTCGGGGCGTTGTCGTGGTGGCGGTTGAGGGATGAGGTTGAGTCCTTGGTGGTTGTAGTGGAGGTTAAGAGGGAAATGATGATCAAAGTTGGGTTAGGTGATTTTCTTGGGTTGTGGTTGTATTATTTGACCGTTGCAATTGGGATGGCTAGAATTATTAAGACAATTTTATGGTTTGGTTTGACCATTTTTAGAAAGAAGGTAATAGATCATCAAGATTCTAATATTGAATTCATTAGAGAGGATGAAGATAAAGTTTGATGTAAGTCAATTGTTTTTCAgactacattttttttttttttaattttgagaTAATTTTTTATATCCCCTTTATATATCTGCGGGAAGTTGTTCACCTTGTATAATGTATTACACCGAGAAGCTGTAAATGTATTATAAATGAAGTAATACAAATGCAATTATACCTTGATTTCAATATCAACTTCATAATGAATTGAAAAAAGTATAGCTTGATCCACAATTGATTGATTTTTGTACATAGTGATAGATACGTGTGAAAAATTGAGATTTTGAAGTTTGGTGTTATATCAGATGTTTATGTCTGACCTGAACATGAAGTTGCATTTAGTGTTATTGGTAAGCAATTCAGTAGTAGGTAATGAAAAGTATAAAATAATTCTTCTATATTTTTGGATAATGAATTATGATACTTCAACCACAAGAATAACATGTTGGccacaaaaaaaacaaattgagGTAAATGAGTTATGTAATTAAtcatcccctcaaaaaaaaaaaaaaaattgttccgaTAAGATCTGGAAACGGTTAAAGAGGTCCTGGCGTTTGCTTGGCTATATTCCTCTTGGTAATATTATGCATATATAAGAACGGTATTCTACCCTGGGGGTAATTCGAGGATGACAAATTATCCGTAATAATTCCAATGGGTAAATTTTACACATTGCACTCTACCATTAACCTAAATGTAACAAGTTTccgttatttttttaaaatcaagATTTTTCTACAATAACGTTGGCCGTTGGGTTAACGACTTAAGAGCAAGATTAGCGCTAGTCTGAGCAATAGTATGAGTAATGGTCTAATTGAGTATTAACCTAAGACCTCCCATTTAAGTGGGAGAGTATGAAAAAAGTATGAGTAAGAGTCTTGGAATATCAAGACTCTACTTAAGACGCTTAAACAGTAAATTATAcgttaatttttattattttttcttttttcttttttcttttacaaGTTTGGGAAGTCTTGAATGAGTATGAGGGGTAAAGTGAAAAAAATTAAGTAAGTCTGAAAAGTATAtgagaaattgaaaataaataaaaattaataaaaattagatGTGGAAGTCTTAACTCAGACTAGCGCTAATCTTGCTCTAACGACAAAGATGAGGTTGATTATAATAGACAAAaaccttattttttttaaaaaatataactTGAATTACAAGTACAAGGATACAATACAAAAAATTTCAAACGCATGAGTACTAACATAAGTATAAATCAAAGCAACAAAAGGGCATGATGTAGAAAATTCTTATATTTAAATACGttgattgaaattattaaaaatatttttccaCAAACACACCCGATATTCTAGCACTTAATACATTTCAACTATTTCAAATTTGAATCGGTCAAACCTCAATTATTCATTGTTTAAATACCAATATCAGATATGTATTGCCATATACATATCTGCCAACAATAAGACTAAATAGGGAAACGACGAACACTAAAACACAAAGCATTATAAACAAATTGCAACATTCAAAATGGTATTTTTATGTGAAAAATGACGTTTATATGTGaaaaatgataatttttttaaaaaatggtaTGGCTTTCAACATTCGCTCTTCGTGCGCCCGCAAAGGAGTTGTGGATACTGCTGTACGAACATCGGATGTTGGGTATCTCACGCGCAGGCGCTTGCTTCCGAGACACTTATACAATACTGAAAATCCCTCCAGATTGTGTTTCAATGACGAGTAAGGCGGTCAAGCTACCGGCACCTGTCTGGTCCTTGTTTGGTTTGGAGCAAAATTCTGGCCCCTTGTTCCTTTCTCCTTGACGTTGCGGAATTATATCTCTGAAATAAGCGTGAAATTACCAACGTACCATTAAATATGTATTTGTTGGCCTaaagtatatttttattttgaaggtTTAATTAGGCTAAAGCCCTACAGACTACAGTCTATGAGGCTACTATCTATTTCAAAAATCGCGATGAACAATTACTAAAACACACGCCCATCGCCTGTTCTCTATTGAACTCCCCCACTCTCTTCTTCGCCGCGCCCTTTGCTCTTCTCAAGGTTAGCAGCTCTTCTATTGTGTTTTCTTTTCGGCTAATTAGGTTTACAATTTCTGATGTTTCAATTCAATTTTCACGCTATATTTCGTTGAATATTTTGGTTGATTTGCGCATTTGTTTGATCCTTCGATTTATATTTTGATAATTACAGATTCGATTTGTTGATTTTGGAGAATGTTAGGTTAATGGGGGACGAAGCTGTGGGAAACTTTAGAGTGACAATTGCGAGCTAgggtttttaattttgattgCTGGTGCTGAATTACGTCAAGCAATCCCCTAATTTAGGCTTTTCGCTTAGGGTTCTTCTATTTCACAGATAAATTAGACTGAGGACTTGAATTTTAGTTTGCACGAAGTGTTATGATTGTTGTCTTCAGAACTTTGAAGAAAAATGTACATGTTCATTCGttgattattttttgtttgattttgtataCGACTTGCTTAAGTGTTTGCTTATATTCTTGAAAATTGTTCAATGAGCATGCAAAATGTTTTAGTTTGTTCTGATTTCAATAACATAATTGTTGTCTAAATTATTTCCTGAGCTTCCGAGCTTGTAGCTGGATATTAGAGCCTAATAAATGTGGTGAGCTTGAGCTGAGGCAGTGAAGATGCGCTTAAGCTTGTATGTTTGACATTAAGCCAGGAAAAACCaggtttttttttgggtgcaatAGGGAGGCAGAGCctcaaaagaaaggaaaaaacagAAGGGAAAAGAAAACAGAAAGCAAACTGAAGCACAAAGCTAAATGAGCCAAACAGCAGCTCCTCTCAGACCATCCTCCTTCACTGGCACCTATCTTGGCCATGCTACCCCGCTAAGGTCCTCCAATAAAACAGCATGAAGATCCTTCGGGATCGCCTCGAACAAGACTAACTTCTGGTTCAATTGCACACCATAGTTGGCCAACCAATCAGCTGCCCTGTTGGCCTCTCTATATTGGTGAGCAATGGTAATCTCCCACCCACTTCTTGCATGAGAGTCTTACATTTTTGAACCAtgtgtttgtaaggagagttggCACAGGTTTCCCCTACCAACATTCGAACCACAATCTCAGAATCCAGACCCACTTCCACCCTCCTGTGACCCCCTCCCACGTCACCAGTAACCCCTTAAGTACAGCCATCAGTTCAGCCTTTGTACTTGTGCAAATCCCACAGTTCAGTGCAAACACCTTATGAACTTCACCTCTATGACCCCTAATCAGCCCCCCTGCACCAGCTTCTCCAGGGTTACCCTTTGCCGCCCCATCAATGTTCAACGTCACCCAGCCTTCCCTTGGAATTTCCACCTCACATAAGTCTCTGTCTTACCCACAGTTTGTGTCAACAGCAAAGACTCAGCTCTTTCCATTGCCCTCTTTATCTCTCCAAGTCTAGcaaacaagaaactgacttgATCAAGTGGAATATTTGGCACCGTACTAAAACTTCTTTCGTTCCTCCACCTCCACAACCACCAAGACGTTACAACAAAAGCTCTAGGCCACTCATTCCCACGAACTGCAGCTCCCTCTTCTATGTTCTTCAAAATCCAATCCTCGAAAGACATAGAATCCCCAAACAGAATGTTGTGTATTCCAAGCTTCTACCAAACCATACGTGCTGCTGGACACTTTCTAACCACATGTTCCGCGTTCTCTTCTGCATCCCCAGTCCCCACACACCAAACACCTTGGGTCTTCAGTAAGGTGTCTAACAAATCTATTTCCATTAGTCATCAGGTGCTCTTGTATTGCCAACCATAAGAAAAACCTCATCTTTTGTGGGATAGAAACTCTCCAAATGCTCCTCCGTTTCTTCAAACTAACTTCATTTAACTCTACCTCATTTCGAATTAAGGTCAGAGCTGAACTAATAGAGAAGCCTCCGTTAGGAGAGCCGTTCCAATAGATATCATCCACTGCATCTTCATCATCAACCAGATCAAACGAAGCTATCTCCCTCAACGTGCTATCAGGAAGATAGGCTGCAAACGCTTCGTACTTCCACCCCGTATTTCTAATTTTCTATCCCACATTTCTTGCACTGTCACATCCTGAAGGTGAATGGGAGGCTCCTCTGTAGCTAACTCAATCAAAGGACCTTTAGTAACCCATCGGTGGTGCCAGAAGAAGGTCTTATTTCCATTGCCAACCGCCACATTCAGACCCTTATTAATCACATCAACACTGCTCATAATGCCCCTCCAAGCGTTAAAAGCACTTGCTTTGTCTTTAAACATATCTATGTCGCATCCGTTATTGCAATACTTGGCTCTCAGAACTCTAGACCAGAGTGCTGCAGGTTCTGCCAGTAATCTCCAGCCTAGCTTCGCTAAAAAGGCTGAATTCGTTTGCCTCATTGACTTAATGCCCAGACCCCCTTCATTTCTCGGTCTAGTCACCTTATCCCACACTACTAAGTGCACTTTTCTCTTCCCCTCATGTTCTCCCCACAGGAAACTCCTTGTCTTGCGGTCAATATCATCACAGGTGGTTCTAGGTAGCTTCGTTGTCTGCATTGTATACATAGGGATGGCACACATAGTTTACTGAATCAAGGTTGCCCTCCCTGCTATAGACAAAGTCTTCGTTTTCCACCCCTCCTATTTGCTGTTGATTTTGTCTACTAGGTATTGATACTCACTTTTCGAGGTCCTACCAGGCTACCATTAATAGTAGGCACTCCTAAGTATTTACCAAAGTCCTCAGTGGCCTCCATGCCGCTACTCCATGCCCAGACAATTACAAACTGCATCTCATGTAAAAGTTCGTATTTCCAGAGAAATAAATACCGGACTTATCAATATTCACTTTGCTTCCTGATGCCCCACAAAATAGGTTAAGACAGTCCAtcattaccttagcttgatcaatAGCTTCCCCGAAGAGGATCAAGTCATCCGCAAAAGCGAGGTTCGAAATGGGAGGTCCATCCCTACTCGCCCTAGCAGGTTTCCATGAACCCAGACTTACCTCTCGATCGATTAAATGGGTTAATCTTTCCATACATATGACATACAAGTACGGGAATAAGGGGTCGCCCTGCCGTATACCCCTTGAAGGACTGAATTCTTTCAACGGCTCCCCATTCCAGAGAATTTGGAGCTTGACAGAATTAATACATTGCTTCACAACCTCTACTAAATTCTGGGGAATTCTTAATTCCATTAACGACTCACAGATAAACGACCATCGAAGCCGGTCATATGCTTTCTCGAAGTCGATCTTTACAGCCATATAACCCACTTTACCCTTTTTATTCCGCATTGTGTGGAGCATTTCTTGAACAATGATCACGTTGTCTGTAATTTGCCTATTTGGTACAAAACTACACTCAGTAGGGGATATGAGGGTGGGCAGAACCGGTTTCAACCTATTCACAATAACTTTTGTCACCAACTTATAGACTATATTACATAATCCAATGGGTCGGAATTGTTTTGCACCTTGAGGGACATCAACTTTGGGTATAAGAACCAGAAAAGCATTGTTCAAACCCAAAGGGAAATCTCTACCCTCTAACACCTCCTTCACAATTCCCACTACATTTGGCTTAACGAGATCCCAAAAACGTTGGTAAAACACCGGCTGAGAACCATCTGGACCTGGGGCTATATACGGTTGCATACTTTTAAGAGCCGCATATACTTCACAGGTACTAAAGGACGAGTTATTTTCTCTAGAGCATCAGCCTCAATTGTGGGAAAGTAATCCCATAATAATTGGGGAAAAACCAGGCTTTACTTACACATAATCTCAATGAGAGGAGACATGTGAGAAAGGGAGGATATGAAAGGGtcttttgggatttttttttcttcattgttaGTTACTAAGAgcagtttttttttaatatccgTTTTCTGTTGTTTGACTGATTAACCCCTACAATTAGAATTATTTGGTGACATTCACCATGGATTAGCATGACTAGTTAGCCCTTGTATTGTTATTTGGTTTAGACTGGATTGTATCTTCTTCTTTGCTGCAGTTGGCGGGGGAAGGGAGAGTAAACTAAAGTTTTTCATTCCCTCATTTGTTTCGATTGGAAGGACAAATCCATTCTGTTTTAATGGGTTGATTAAGAGGTAATAAAAGGAAATGAAACTTGTATCCATTGTGTTGACTTTGGTGAGTTTGATGTTGGATGAGTAAATAGTTTTGACCTTTGGTGGAGTGATAAGATGTTAGCTGTTCATGCTTCATGCCGAAGTTCCTTATAATTACAATAAGAGACCGAGTCGAAAGGAAAATATGAGTTTTGTGttgaaaattttcaattttacacAAGTTCTAGTCCTTCAATTTTCTTTGTTAAAACTTGGGTAAGTTGTGTTGCTTTGGAAAAGGTTGGATGATTTGTTTGGTTAGTTTTCAGAAAGTTGATGGTTATAGAGATAAACAGTCATATGCAAGATTTTTGATGACATAAGGATCCAGACTGTTACAGCTTGGACtttgtttattaatttattttgttaatttaatcTTCATGCTGACATGTTTTATTCCTAAAGCACCTATTGCTGAAAAGTTGTTTCAATTGTTCAAGCACCTTGTTTAAGTTCCTTTCCCGAGACCTTACAAAATTATTTGGCTACAGATTCATATCAGAACCAGAGCTCTGAGGAATCAGTAGAAAATGGTAACTTCTATTCCTAATTCAATTCTATTGGACTAACATTTCTTGCTGAATGATTTTAATCTATCTTCATGCGTTGTTTTTGGTGCTGGCAGCTATTCTTCTCATATTTCAAGGAAATTGTGGGGCGTGAAGTGGTTGTGGAACTGAAGAATGATCTAGCCATTAGAGGAACCCTCCGTTCTGTTGATCAGTACCTCAATATCAAGCTGGAGAACACTAGGGTTGTTGACCAAGAAAAGTATCCTCACATGGTAACCCTTGCTCCCTTACATTTGAATTCTCTTTCCAATTTATCTCACCCTTTCATGGTATGATTGTATGGAGTGTGTTGACAATCTGTTCATCAGTGAGGCAATGGATTTGTGAGAAAAATATGGATATTATGCTTCTTTTTGTGTTCTTGACCTTAACCTCTTGTCACTTCTTCAGTTTCCACTTTGTGCAGTAATTGTTGATAGGCTTTCATTAGGGATGCTCTAATGAGTTAAATCTTTTTGGTTAGGTGTTTGTATATGAATGTTTGAGTTTGAATGCTGCATACTTATGTGTAACCTAAATGAGAACTTATTTCTGCTGTGATAAGTTTTTGGTTGAGGATGTCTATGGGGATGTGTTTGGTAAAAAATATGCTTTCATTGCTGCGTAAGTGCATATATATAGTTGGGCTTTGAAGTTTCTTAGGGGATACACACATATATCATATACATTTGGGTGGTAGACTGGGAGATGTATTCTAGGCTGCATGAAGCTCATATTTGCTAGGATCAACCCTACAGTTGGCTGGCCTTTGAACTTGCTCAAAATGGATGTTGTTTTTAAGGGAGGCGGATTTTGGTGAAGAACGTACGTTATATATTTACATAAGTTCTGCTTTGACGTTCTCCAAATCTCTATATACTGATTTTATTAGGATAGCTGAAGTGCTGAACACTAAGATTGTTCTTTATCTTCTCTTTTCCAGTCAATTTTATGTGCTTGATGGTTTTATTGGCTGTAGAGTTTACAGTTGATTGCTGATGCCCCTGAAGATACTGTTATCATTTTCCACCTTTAGTGGTCAACTTTTTACGCTGTTAACCTGATGAACTGCCATATTATGGCTCGTCTATTTTTTCATCTTCAGGGCTATATATTGGTTTCATCTCCTCTTCCTGTCTCTTAGCTTTTAAACTGCATTTGGTGCTGACTGTTGGTTCATCTATTTGAGGAGTTGTCTGTTCAGCTTTTTAAACATAGAATTACAGACCTTGTACTTTTAGCATCTTATTAGAGAAGAAGTTGATATTCTAATAAAGGATCTAAGATATGCTGATATAATTCAACATGGATACAAACATGAGAATATGGGATATAGAGAGGGACAAAATGGACATGGAATTCCTTTAATCTCTGTTTCCATCTGTTAAAAATCATCAATTGCTTCCAGTTGGAACTGAACCATGACTTTGCATGAAAATGAATGATAATTAcggatttatatttttatttaatggaAAGAGACGGCCCTCTGTCCGGATTCTAAAGTTGGGCACTCTTAACTGTGCTCTTGTATCTTTAAGTTAACATAGTTCCCTGATCCTCACTTGAGGGGGTTGAGTCTGACACACATATTCAAGTTGGGCATCATAGTTTAGGCCAAGCCTAGTCTAGATGAGTGAATCCTGCAACTATGTTGATGAGTATATCTCTCTTAAGtatcaataattcaaacatctATGTTTATGCAACTGTGATATCAATAAGTCATGCACCTTAATTCATACGAACAAGAGTTTTTAGATGCCGGAGAATAAGTGGAGATTATATGGAAATAGGAAAGAAGGTATGGGAGGTACTGCAGAGCCTTTTGGTATATTTCACAGTATCAGCGTATCCCAAATTCCCAATATCCCTGAGAGTAATCTTAGAATTTCATCTAACATAGCCTTGTCATTGTGGAGAATTGTCTCAAATATTACTTGGCATGTATTCACTATTTAAGACATGTCTAGCTAGAGTGGGTCATTAATCTTTATCGTCAAGAAGGTTTTTACTGCCGTGGGACTATGtagtatacttcgtatatacacTACTTGTCTGCTTAAAAGGAAATGTGCAGATCTGCCATTGTAATTAATTCTTCTTCGTCAAAATAGATTGGAACTAGCCTAAGTCATGGCCAGTGACTACCAACTTTTTGTTTGGGTGACTAGCAAAATAGTTGGTATGGAAATTGTTAATAATATTCACAAGATCCTTGTCCCATTTGTTGTTGTGTAGTCACATTTCTTGAAGTTTTTCATTCATGGCTGATGATTAATTGATTATTGCTTAGGTAGATTGAGGGGAATAGGAAATTTAGAAAAGTTTCTTTGTGCTGTTCATTTAGATTGTGAAATTGGAGCCAAATAATTGTCCTTGTACCTTTTCAACCTTTTGTTTTCATGAAACACCTATTCTCTTAATAGGCGGCAAGGCGGAATAAGTTCTTTTCTTTAGGCTCcatttggtttggtgtaaaacgttttctatgcaaaatgattttccatggaaaacatttttcaagagAAAACAccattccaaactagttttcctttgtttggtttcgtaaaagaaaatgggagaagatggtgaagattgaggggaagaagggagagggagTTGAGGTGGGAAAGTGGTTtacctccctttcaaatggaaaaggtttttccaccTTCGAGGGAGTTCCGGAAAAATGATTTCCATCCCTTGTCAAACCAAACaatgtaaaatgattgaaaaggggatcgttttccatgaaaacgttttacaccctaccaaatgGAGTCTTAGTGTGGAATCAATTTATTATCGACATTGGAAGATACTTCTGGTGCTCGACAAAATAACGTTTTGGTCTTCGCAAATCTCATCTTCATGTAGTATGATCATCTACTCTTACA contains:
- the LOC110775834 gene encoding uncharacterized protein, translated to MVWKLWKKKAILAKFEIIDYPILVQPFYAISITLLSLLLPLSFLLLARLSSAQYLLSLASISPPKTLIFSLFLNTNPNLIHALVSMISLAALIHALTGRISLITELPGPIFRPRVHAAWIFLCTLQVCVGLGIEATIKAGVDGAGFGDERSMLSKLVFFLGLHETMIHWSRTIVRPVVDDTIFGKARQERLPERWALAACFGALSWWRLRDEVESLVVVVEVKREMMIKVGLGDFLGLWLYYLTVAIGMARIIKTILWFGLTIFRKKVIDHQDSNIEFIREDEDKV
- the LOC130460759 gene encoding uncharacterized protein; this encodes MQPYIAPGPDGSQPVFYQRFWDLVKPNVVGIVKEVLEGRDFPLGLNNAFLVLIPKVDVPQGAKQFRPIGLCNIVYKLVTKVIVNRLKPVLPTLISPTECSFVPNRQITDNVIIVQEMLHTMRNKKGKVGYMAVKIDFEKAYDRLRWSFICESLMELRIPQNLVEVVKQCINSVKLQILWNGEPLKEFSPSRGIRQGDPLFPYLYVICMERLTHLIDREVSLGSWKPARASRDGPPISNLAFADDLILFGEAIDQAKFVIVWAWSSGMEATEDFGKYLGVPTINGSLTTKLPRTTCDDIDRKTRSFLWGEHEGKRKVHLVVWDKVTRPRNEGGLGIKSMRQTNSAFLAKLGWRLLAEPAALWSRVLRAKYCNNGCDIDMFKDKASAFNAWRGIMSSVDVINKGLNVAVGNGNKTFFWHHRWKIRNTGWKYEAFAAYLPDSTLREIASFDLVDDEDAVDDIYWNGSPNGGFSISSALTLIRNEVELNEVSLKKRRSIWRVSIPQKMRFFLWLAIQEHLMTNGNRFVRHLTEDPRCLVCGDWGCRRERGTCG
- the LOC110776932 gene encoding sm-like protein LSM2, translating into MLFFSYFKEIVGREVVVELKNDLAIRGTLRSVDQYLNIKLENTRVVDQEKYPHMLSVRNCFIRGSVVRYVQLPPDGVDVELLHDATRREARGG